In a genomic window of Quercus lobata isolate SW786 chromosome 4, ValleyOak3.0 Primary Assembly, whole genome shotgun sequence:
- the LOC115986183 gene encoding zinc transporter 1-like, producing the protein MINFQVSSFSTYILNLLFLLVLFLPTTYGDCGCTDSGSTQSGNSTALKYKLGAIASILVASAVGVSIPLLGKKIKALKPENDFFFVIKAFAAGVILATGFIHVLPDAFSRLTSPCLNQNPWGNFPFTGFFAMLSSIGTLMVDAYATSYFNRMHLIKQAGADEEKEDEHEGHLHVHTHATHGHAHGSVIPSEGTELTRHRVIAQVLELGIIFHSVIIGVDLGANQNVSTIRPLLVALSFHQFFEGVGLGGCIAQAKFKSKSAAIMSLSFSLTTPLGIAIGIGVASTYKDNSPTALIIEGTFNALAAGILIYMALVDLLAADFMNPRLQKNVKIQLWSNISLLLGAGFMSLIAKWA; encoded by the exons ATGattaattttcaagtttcttCTTTCAGTACTTATATCCTGAATTTGCTATTTCTTCTTGTTCTATTCCTCCCTACTACATATGGTGATTGTGGGTGTACCGATTCCGGGAGCACACAGAGTGGCAATAGCACAGCACTTAAATATAAACTGGGTGCAATAGCTTCCATTCTTGTTGCTAGTGCTGTGGGGGTAAGCATTCCATtgctgggcaagaaaattaaagctCTAAAGCCAgaaaatgatttctttttcGTAATCAAGGCCTTTGCAGCCGGTGTGATTCTAGCAACCGGGTTCATTCATGTACTACCGGATGCTTTTTCACGCTTGACTTCACCATGCCTAAATCAAAATCCATGGGGCAATTTTCCCTTCACAGGTTTCTTTGCAATGTTGTCATCTATTGGAACATTAATGGTGGATGCGTATGCCACTAGTTATTTTAATAGGATGCACTTGATTAAACAG GCAGGTGCAgatgaggaaaaagaagatgagcATGAAGGTCATTTACATGTTCATACACATGCCACACATGGTCACGCTCATGGCTCAGTCATCCCTTCTGAAGGAACAGAATTAACCCGTCATCGTGTTATAGCACAA gtaTTGGAATTAGGAATTATTTTTCATTCAGTAATTATTGGAGTGGATTTGGGTGCTAATCAAAACGTTTCTACAATAAGGCCTCTTCTAGTAGCATTGTCATTCCATCAATTTTTTGAGGGTGTAGGGCTTGGTGGCTGCATCGCTCAG GCTAAATTCAAGTCCAAATCTGCGGCAATAATGTCattatctttctctctcacaaCCCCACTGGGAATTGCAATCGGAATTGGAGTAGCAAGCACTTACAAAGATAATAGCCCAACTGCTCTAATTATTGAAGGGACTTTCAATGCTCTTGCTGCTGGGATTCTCATATATATGGCACTTGTTGACCTATTAGCAGCAGATTTCATGAACCCAAGACTGCAAAAAAATGTGAAGATCCAATTGTGGTCCAATATCTCACTTCTTCTAGGGGCTGGATTTATGTCACTCATAGCAAAATGGGCTTGA